One genomic window of Nicotiana sylvestris chromosome 10, ASM39365v2, whole genome shotgun sequence includes the following:
- the LOC138879974 gene encoding uncharacterized protein yields MAITEECSSRIQSKLPQKLKDPSSFTIQISMVKHAVGRALCDLGARINLMPLSMFKQFGLGEPRPTTVILQLADNSLAHPEGVIKDVLVQVGSFIFPADFIILDYEPDQEVLFILGRPFLAMGRAIIDVSEGKMTMRVGDRVEVFNVYKALRLPAHYEELSIISMVESDATSLVPYMSLIDPLEQTLIGDEEDSEDEIMGEVEQLLDMSCSYVHGFRKFEELDR; encoded by the coding sequence ATGGCAATCACTGAAGAATGCAGCTCTAGAATCCAAAGCAAGCTACCTCAGAAATTGAAGGATCCAAGTAGTTTCACGATCCAAATATCGATGGTTAAGCATGCAGTGGGGCGAGCTTTATGTGATCTTGGAGCGAGAATCAATTTGATGCCGCTATCTATGTTCAAACAGTTTGGGTTGGGTGAGCCACGCCCAACAACGGTAATACTACAGTTGGCTGACAACTCTCTTGCTCATCCTGAAGGAGTGATTAAAGATGTGTTAGTTCAAGTGGGTTCTTTCATATTCCctgctgatttcattatcttggacTATGAGCCTGATCAAGAAGTCCTATTTATTTTGGGGCGTCCATTCTTAGCCATGGGCCGAGCTATTATTGATGTAAGCGAAGGAAAGATGACAATGAGAGTAGGTGATCGAGTGGAGGTATTCAATGTATATAAAGCACTCAGATTGCCAGCCCACTATGAAGAGCTATCCATAATTTCTATGGTTGAAAGTGATGCTACATCCTTAGTGCCTTATATGAGCCTTATAGATCCCCTTGAACAAACTTTGATTGGGGATGAAGAAGACAGTGAAGATGAAATAATGGGAGAAGTTGAGCAATTACTTGATATGTCCTGCAGTTATGTCCATGGGTTCAGAAAATTTGAGGAGTTGGATAGGTGA